The genomic stretch GCACCTTGCCCAGACCGAAACAACCGGCCAGCGTGTCCGCCTTGTCGGCCATGGAAACCAGCGCGCCTGACAGGCTGGACGGCACCGGAGTATCGGGACCGGCAGGCAGGTACTGCTCGTAGATGCCCAAGGAAACGATCTCTCCGAGACCCGCGCGTTCCGCGTAGATGCCGCCCATTTTGCCCTGAAGGCTGTCGAATTCGTTGACCATCTCGGAGACGAGATCCGCCTTGGCCAACCGTCCGGCCTGGGCGTACTTGCCGATCTCGGCGGGCAGGATGGACTGGGTCTCGTCCAGATTCTCGGCCAGCTTGCGGCACAGGATCTCAATACGCCGGGACTTGTCGCCCACAGAGCCGAGCGGGCCGAGGAAGACGACGTTCTCCAGCTTATTCAGCCAGGTGTCGAACTCTACCTTGCAGTCCGCCTCCCAGAAGAAGCGGGCGTCTTCGAGACGGGCCTTGAGGACCCGCTCCCATCCCTTCTTGACCAGGGCCACATCCAGGGGCTCCAGGTTCAAGGTGGTCAGGAAATGCGGCATCAACTTGCCGTCCGGCCCTTCGACGCCGAAACTCTTCTGATGGGACTGCATGGAAGTAAGCAGGACCTCGCGCGGCAGCTCCAGATAAAGAGGATCGATGTCGCCGATGAGCGGCTTGGGGTATTCCACCAGGTTGGCCACCTCGTCCAGCAAACCGTCGTTCCAGACGATCTTGCCGCCGAGCGCTTCGGCCAGCCGGTTGCCCTCGGCCACGACGGTCTCCCGGCGCTCGACCGGATCGATGACCACCTTGCACTGGTCGCGGACAACGGAAAAATAGTCGGACGCTGCGTCCACGGAAAACGGGCCGGGGCCCATGACACGATGCCCGCGCGTCTCACGGCCCGCGGTCAGATTCTCCACGGAGAACTCGATCACATCGGAATCAAGCAGAGCCAGCAGCCACCGCATGGGACGGCCGAACGTGAAGTCGTACGCGCCCCAATGCATCTTCTTGGGGAAGGACAGGGACTCGATGCTCTTGATGCAGACTTCGGGCAGGATGTCGGCGGTCTTGCCGCCGCCCACGATCTTCTTGACCGCCAGGTACTCGCCCTTGTCGGTCTCCATCCTGAACAACGCGTCTTCGGACACGCCCTGGGTCTTGGCAAAGCCCTGCCCCGCCTTGGTCAGATTGCCGCCGTCGTCAAAGGCGATGCGTACCGGAGGCCCGGTAACGGTCTCCTCCTCCTGCAGCTGAGTCAGGGCCAGGGAGGGCACATGGGCGACGATGCGGCGCGGGGTCGCATAACAGCGAACGCCCTCGTTCTCGACCATGGACTCGGTCAGGGCCTTGGCGAAGGCCTCCTCCAGCTCGGCCGCCAGCTTGGGGACGAAGCGGGCGGGCATTTCCTCGGTTCCGATTTCCAGAATGAATTCGGCCATTGTACTTCTCTTGTGTAATCTATTTCGTGACGAGGACGTCGCTTATTTCTTGAGCATGGGATAGCCCATCTCTTCCCGCTGGTCGGCATAGAGCCTGGCGATCTTCGAGGCCAGGTTGCGCACGCGGCCGATGTAGGTGGCGCGTTCGGTGATGGAGATGGCCCCGCGGGCGTCCAGCAGGTTGAAGGAATGGGAGCACTTCAGGCAGTAGTCGTAGGCGGGCCACGGAAGTCCGGCCTCGCACAGCTTCAGGCATTCACCCTCGAACTTGTTGAACAGATCGAAGAGCATGTCCGCGTCGGACAACTCGAAGTTGTACTTGGACATCTCCACTTCATTCTGATGAAAGACATTGCCGTAGGTGATCTCGTCGTTCCACTTGAGGTCGTAAACCGACTCCTTCTCCTGAAGATACATGGAAATGCGTTCAAGACCGTAGGTCAGCTCCACCGACACCGGTTTGAGATCGATGCCGCCCACCTGCTGGAAGTAAGTGAACTGAGTGACCTCCATGCCGTTGAGCCAGACCTCCCAGCCCAGGCCCCAGGCGCCCAGCGTGGGCGACTCCCAGTCGTCCTCCACGAAACGGATATCGTGGGCGGCCGCGTCAATGCCGAGCGCGGCGAGGGACTCCAGGTAGAGCTCCTGGACGTTGTCGGGAGACGGCTTCAGGATCACCTGAAACTGGTAGTAGTGCTGCAAGCGGTTGGGGTTCTCACCGTAACGGCCGTCGGTCGGACGGCGGGAAGGCTCAACGTAGGCGGTCTTCCACGGCTCGGGGCCGATCACCCGGAAAAAGGTGGAGGGATTGAACGTCCCGGCACCGCACTCGATGTCCATGGGCTGGACCACGGCACATCCGTAACCCGCCCAGAACGCCTGCAATTTCAGTATTACATCCTGAAAATTCATCGTTTGCTCCAACTCATACCTTTTTATACATGCCGCCCTCCCAGGACAAACCCAGATGATAGGCGACGAAAAGTTCGATCAATTGACTGGCCTGGCGGCGGACTTCATTGTCCATGGTCACCTTGGCCCAGTCCGACGGCCTGCTGTGCTGTATCCAATCCAGAGCGCGCAAAACGCCTGCGGAAATCGGCCGAGCAAGTCCCTCTAACGGTTTCCCGTCCGAAAGACAAGTCCGACAGGCCACTTGCCCCCGCTCCACGCCGAACCTGTGCCCGCACTCGCATGACAGGGGGCGGCCGCATACGCCGCACGCCAGGAAATCGGGGGTGAACCCCATGTCGAAGGCCAGTTTGGCCCGAAACAACCACGGGGTAAAATCGCTGCTGCCCCCGCCCGCCTCAAGCATGTGCAGGGTCTCCAGAAGCAGCTCGTACGCCGGTTTGGCGTCGGACGGGTCTATCTCCACCGCTTCCACGAACTTCACGCAGTTGACGGCGAGGCCGGTCCGAACGGGATCCTGACGGACCCCGGGAAAATTGTGCAGCAGAGAGCCCTCTTCAAGGACCGTGTATGTGCCGGTCTTGTTGGTTCCGAAGGTGAAGAGGACGTGGCTCAGGGGATCGAGGCAGCCGACGAAGCGGCGGCGGCTTCGGCTTCCGCCGAAGGCG from Desulfovibrio sp. Fe33 encodes the following:
- the recO gene encoding DNA repair protein RecO yields the protein MSATEKALVLKTGRFREADVWVRMLTPSRGVFNGFAFGGSRSRRRFVGCLDPLSHVLFTFGTNKTGTYTVLEEGSLLHNFPGVRQDPVRTGLAVNCVKFVEAVEIDPSDAKPAYELLLETLHMLEAGGGSSDFTPWLFRAKLAFDMGFTPDFLACGVCGRPLSCECGHRFGVERGQVACRTCLSDGKPLEGLARPISAGVLRALDWIQHSRPSDWAKVTMDNEVRRQASQLIELFVAYHLGLSWEGGMYKKV
- the glyS gene encoding glycine--tRNA ligase subunit beta; protein product: MAEFILEIGTEEMPARFVPKLAAELEEAFAKALTESMVENEGVRCYATPRRIVAHVPSLALTQLQEEETVTGPPVRIAFDDGGNLTKAGQGFAKTQGVSEDALFRMETDKGEYLAVKKIVGGGKTADILPEVCIKSIESLSFPKKMHWGAYDFTFGRPMRWLLALLDSDVIEFSVENLTAGRETRGHRVMGPGPFSVDAASDYFSVVRDQCKVVIDPVERRETVVAEGNRLAEALGGKIVWNDGLLDEVANLVEYPKPLIGDIDPLYLELPREVLLTSMQSHQKSFGVEGPDGKLMPHFLTTLNLEPLDVALVKKGWERVLKARLEDARFFWEADCKVEFDTWLNKLENVVFLGPLGSVGDKSRRIEILCRKLAENLDETQSILPAEIGKYAQAGRLAKADLVSEMVNEFDSLQGKMGGIYAERAGLGEIVSLGIYEQYLPAGPDTPVPSSLSGALVSMADKADTLAGCFGLGKVPTGANDPYALRRCALGIARIIMEHGLDVDLEAFLKSAQEAYSGVKWKVEQEEALAKLMDFFGQRLRALFTGHGFETRVADAALGAGFSDIRTLKARLEALAEFSRSTDFERSVLTFKRAANIIRKQGDEAGQVLTGSYDPDLFEDEHEKAFGSKLDEVAPRFDDLWESDDFEGLFGLLGELRPAVDGFFDNVMVMCDAADVRLNRLNLLKALVDRLGRLADFNALQV
- the glyQ gene encoding glycine--tRNA ligase subunit alpha; translated protein: MNFQDVILKLQAFWAGYGCAVVQPMDIECGAGTFNPSTFFRVIGPEPWKTAYVEPSRRPTDGRYGENPNRLQHYYQFQVILKPSPDNVQELYLESLAALGIDAAAHDIRFVEDDWESPTLGAWGLGWEVWLNGMEVTQFTYFQQVGGIDLKPVSVELTYGLERISMYLQEKESVYDLKWNDEITYGNVFHQNEVEMSKYNFELSDADMLFDLFNKFEGECLKLCEAGLPWPAYDYCLKCSHSFNLLDARGAISITERATYIGRVRNLASKIARLYADQREEMGYPMLKK